In Bufo gargarizans isolate SCDJY-AF-19 chromosome 6, ASM1485885v1, whole genome shotgun sequence, a single genomic region encodes these proteins:
- the SNPH gene encoding syntaphilin isoform X1 produces the protein MQSPAAGALCRPLVPPCCSAPMSVPGVRRSSVGSRRRTSPPVSMRDPYGMSSVSTSTSGSYKGSDSSPSSRRSNKYSLCSENHGIKPPTPEQYLTPLQQKEVCIRHLRARLKDMQDALHERDTEVDELKSQLSRMQEDWIEEECHRVEAQLALKAAQREIQELREVMEGVRGHLGEGDMGMQKYFADITVQNRKLETLLQNMELAHDGTIRGTEGGGSAGDSPARSLTRSSTYTKLSEPPVGDRHSQDTGDSGYAAPDDSSAVSSGPEFYLGEGPLCLTVQPPPLCAEAAVQASSVNDCGVQTDESAGTPEPDAILDKLLKSQAAATPTTMDPKELDCANADPSCVVLVTDNTANTENADGENPDAPLGYWSRHFVVDLLAVLIPVVPTVAWLCRAQRRQGQPVYNISSLMRGCCSVALHSIRRISCRPVSASTSQP, from the exons ATGCAGAGCCCCGCAG CAGGTGCCCTGTGCCGCCCTCTAGTGCCCCCCTGCTGCAGTGCACCTATGTCTGTGCCAGGAGTCAGAAGGTCATCAGTTGGCTCACGCAG ACGAACCTCGCCTCCAGTGTCCATGAGGGATCCGTATGGGATGTCCTCTGTCAGCACTAGCACGTCTGGGTCATATAAAGGAAGTGACAGCAGTCCTTCATCCAG GCGCTCAAATAAATATAGTCTGTGTAGCGAAAATCATGGGATCAAGCCACCCACCCCTGAACAATACCTCACCCCCCTGCAGCAGAAAGAGGTCTGCATCCGGCACCTGAGAGCAAGGCTAAAAGACATGCAGGACGCTCTGCATGAGAG AGACACTGAGGTTGATGAGCTGAAGTCTCAGCTGAGCCGGATGCAGGAAGACTGGATAGAAGAGGAGTGTCACCGAGTGGAGGCACAGTTGGCTTTGAAAGCTGCACAACGAGAGATTCAAGAGCTTCGTGAGGTCATGGAAGGCGTGCGTGGTCACCTGGGGGAAGGCGATATGGGGATGCAGAAATACTTTGCTGACATCACTGTTCAAAACCGAAAGCTAGAGACTCTTCTGCAGAACATGGAGCTGGCACATGATGGCACCATACGTGGAACAGAAGGTGGAGGTTCCGCCGGGGATTCACCTGCTCGCTCCCTCACTCGTAGCTCAACATACACAAAACTGAGTGAGCCTCCTGTCGGAGATCGCCACTCTCAGGACACTGGAGATAGCGGGTATGCTGCCCCAGATGACAGCAGTGCCGTATCCTCTGGCCCAGAGTTCTACCTGGGGGAAGGCCCTTTGTGTCttacagtacagcccccaccaTTGTGTGCAGAAGCGGCTGTCCAGGCCAGCAGCGTCAATGATTGTGGGGTACAGACAGATGAATCAGCGGGCACCCCAGAACCCGACGCAATATTAGACAAACTGCTCAAGTCACAAGCTGCGGCCACCCCCACCACCATGGACCCCAAAGAGCTAGACTGTGCAAACGCTGACCCCAGCTGTGTAGTGCTGGTAACAGACAACACTGCCAACACGGAAAATGCAGACGGCGAGAATCCTGACGCTCCTCTTGGTTACTGGAGTCGACATTTTGTTGTGGACCTATTGGCTGTACTGATCCCTGTGGTACCTACCGTAGCCTGGTTATGCCGCGCACAGAGGCGTCAAGGACAGCCTGTATATAACATCAGCTCCTTAATGCGTGGTTGCTGCTCTGTGGCCCTGCACTCAATCCGCAGGATCAGTTGTCGCCCAGTCAGTGCCTCCACCAGCCAGCCCTAA
- the SNPH gene encoding syntaphilin isoform X2, protein MSVPGVRRSSVGSRRRTSPPVSMRDPYGMSSVSTSTSGSYKGSDSSPSSRRSNKYSLCSENHGIKPPTPEQYLTPLQQKEVCIRHLRARLKDMQDALHERDTEVDELKSQLSRMQEDWIEEECHRVEAQLALKAAQREIQELREVMEGVRGHLGEGDMGMQKYFADITVQNRKLETLLQNMELAHDGTIRGTEGGGSAGDSPARSLTRSSTYTKLSEPPVGDRHSQDTGDSGYAAPDDSSAVSSGPEFYLGEGPLCLTVQPPPLCAEAAVQASSVNDCGVQTDESAGTPEPDAILDKLLKSQAAATPTTMDPKELDCANADPSCVVLVTDNTANTENADGENPDAPLGYWSRHFVVDLLAVLIPVVPTVAWLCRAQRRQGQPVYNISSLMRGCCSVALHSIRRISCRPVSASTSQP, encoded by the exons ATGTCTGTGCCAGGAGTCAGAAGGTCATCAGTTGGCTCACGCAG ACGAACCTCGCCTCCAGTGTCCATGAGGGATCCGTATGGGATGTCCTCTGTCAGCACTAGCACGTCTGGGTCATATAAAGGAAGTGACAGCAGTCCTTCATCCAG GCGCTCAAATAAATATAGTCTGTGTAGCGAAAATCATGGGATCAAGCCACCCACCCCTGAACAATACCTCACCCCCCTGCAGCAGAAAGAGGTCTGCATCCGGCACCTGAGAGCAAGGCTAAAAGACATGCAGGACGCTCTGCATGAGAG AGACACTGAGGTTGATGAGCTGAAGTCTCAGCTGAGCCGGATGCAGGAAGACTGGATAGAAGAGGAGTGTCACCGAGTGGAGGCACAGTTGGCTTTGAAAGCTGCACAACGAGAGATTCAAGAGCTTCGTGAGGTCATGGAAGGCGTGCGTGGTCACCTGGGGGAAGGCGATATGGGGATGCAGAAATACTTTGCTGACATCACTGTTCAAAACCGAAAGCTAGAGACTCTTCTGCAGAACATGGAGCTGGCACATGATGGCACCATACGTGGAACAGAAGGTGGAGGTTCCGCCGGGGATTCACCTGCTCGCTCCCTCACTCGTAGCTCAACATACACAAAACTGAGTGAGCCTCCTGTCGGAGATCGCCACTCTCAGGACACTGGAGATAGCGGGTATGCTGCCCCAGATGACAGCAGTGCCGTATCCTCTGGCCCAGAGTTCTACCTGGGGGAAGGCCCTTTGTGTCttacagtacagcccccaccaTTGTGTGCAGAAGCGGCTGTCCAGGCCAGCAGCGTCAATGATTGTGGGGTACAGACAGATGAATCAGCGGGCACCCCAGAACCCGACGCAATATTAGACAAACTGCTCAAGTCACAAGCTGCGGCCACCCCCACCACCATGGACCCCAAAGAGCTAGACTGTGCAAACGCTGACCCCAGCTGTGTAGTGCTGGTAACAGACAACACTGCCAACACGGAAAATGCAGACGGCGAGAATCCTGACGCTCCTCTTGGTTACTGGAGTCGACATTTTGTTGTGGACCTATTGGCTGTACTGATCCCTGTGGTACCTACCGTAGCCTGGTTATGCCGCGCACAGAGGCGTCAAGGACAGCCTGTATATAACATCAGCTCCTTAATGCGTGGTTGCTGCTCTGTGGCCCTGCACTCAATCCGCAGGATCAGTTGTCGCCCAGTCAGTGCCTCCACCAGCCAGCCCTAA